In Halictus rubicundus isolate RS-2024b chromosome 1, iyHalRubi1_principal, whole genome shotgun sequence, the sequence TCTTCGATTGTTTACCAAGATACAGATTTGCGGATAGCACAATCTTCTGAATAAAGGACTTGTATCTCTGTAAGTACACATATATAGTAATAAGTCCGTGTTATGACAgagttgcaccattttctcTCATAGTTGCAAAGGATAAGTTCCGTTTCTTACATTTAGTATCTGAATCTGTAGTGACAGGCTAGTTGCTTTTTTCCAGAGATATtacataaattttattcttcgtTGGCGGAAAAAAGAAACTAATTGTTTTCCATAGTTTATGTAGGTAATTTTTGAAGGTCTAAATGGATGTTGAAAACAAAATCGGCCATTCTAATTTTTAGGTTAGCTGAGCTCAGAACATGCCGACATCTGAATTTTATGAATGATTTGAATGTGTCTGTATTTTTCCAAGAATTAATATGTTCCGGCCGGCGAGAAGCCTGTTAGCGACATTGAATCGTGTTAAAGAATGTCGTACGTTGCATACTAGTTTACCAAATTTAGCAGAAGTAGAATATGAATGTAAGTATTGCACATAGTGGTGTTATGTCTTGCTGTTGATATTCCGTTGATTTTAACATGTGCATTGTTTGGAATTGCAGCCGTTATCACTGATGAATATAAAAGAGGACCCACTGATGGCAGATCCCTTTATTTGGATGCCCAGGCAACCACTCCATTGGTACTTATACCATAACAAACTATGTAATTGggtttttcaatttaaaatttaacCCTCTTTATAATTTATTCGTAGGATCCACGTGTATTGGATAAAATGATGCCTTACATGACAGTTTATTATGGAAATCCTCATTCCAGAACACATATGTATGGCTGGGAAACTGAAGCAGCAGTGGAGCTTGCACGCAGTGTTAGTCTCACAACTTTGTTGCACAATTGTTACATATTGTAAGATACACTAAATTTCTGTTATGTTTCTAATAGCAAGTAGCAGATATAATAGGTGCAGAcaaaaaggaaataatattcaCATCAGGAGCAACGGAATGTAACAATATAGCTGTAAAGGGGGTAGCAAAGTTCTACAAAGCGAAAAAGAATCATATTGTGACAACACAGACGGTATGTTGCTTAAATTTAAATAACAGTTCACATTTGTGTTTCTATGTAATcagaaaatcattttatttatacaggaGCACAAATGCGTACTAGATTCATGTAGAGCTTTGCAGGCAGAGGGGTTCAAAGTGACTTATCTACCAGTGAAAGCTAATGGTCTTATTGATCTTAACGAATTAGAAGCAGCAATCACACCTGCAACCTCTCTGGTTTCTATAATGATGGTAAATAATGAAATAGGTGTGAAGCAACCTATTGCAGAAATTGGTGCTATTTGCAGGTAAGGATGAAACATGATCAACCCCCAAATCGCTATATCTAACTTTTATATATAGTAATTCGATTTTACAGgaagaaaaaagtattttttcaTACGGACGCAGCTCAAGCGATTGGAAAAGTTCCGATCGATGTTAATGCTATGAATATCGATCTAATGTCGATCAGTGGACACAAGATATATGGTCCTAAAGGTAACATTTACCCCCAATCATTTGAATTCTGCTTTGTTGCTATCTTTACTATTCTAATATTTGCAATACATAGGAATTGGAGCCCTATATGTGAGGAGAAGACCAAGAGTTCGTGTCGAGGCCCTTCAAAGTGGGGGTGGTCAAGAAAGGGGTATGAGGAGCGGTACTATTCCTGCACCCTTGGCAGTAGGTCTGGGTGCAGCTTGCGAGTTAGCGAAGTCGGAGATGGAGGTAAATTGAATCAGACGCATCAGACATCGCATTGTTTGCTGGATTCgtaattttctatattttccagTACGATCACAAATATATCACAATGCTCTCCGACCGCttgattaaaaaaataatgacaaatttGCCACACGTTATACGCAACGGAGACGAAGTCTTTTGGTATCCTGGCTGTGTTAATTTATCCTTCGCCTATGTGGAGGGCGAATCCCTGTTAATGGCTTTAAAAGATGTGGCCTTGAGCAGTGGTTCTGCTTGTACCAGTGCTAGTTTGGAACCTAGTTATGTACTTAGGGCAATTGGAGCATCAGAAGATCTGGCACATTCCAGTATTCGGCAAGTTATATCTGCCATGTTGTATATTAATTAATACTTGCAGCTTTTCCTCCATAACATCACGCTTCTGCGTTCTCCGAAATGGTGTCCAATACTTTCTCCTTACAGTAACGAGAGGATGTTAGGGAGGAAATACTGTAGTTTTTTTATAGCTAATTTTCTTCGTTGATACAGATTTGGTATCGGTCGTTTCACAACGATAGAGGAGATCGACTTCACCGCAAAGAATACGATCCAGCATGTTAAAAGACTTCGGGAAATGAGGTATGGCTGGCTAAGTTacgatataaatatttattcaaagCAGGATTATCGTAGTTCATTTATGTATATTTGGCCGTGAGTGGTAAATGCATGATTATAGTAAACGGAGGGAACAGATTCAATATCGGACGTTTCTGATGATTCGTTATCGAGTATTAACGTTAAATATCATGCGCTGTACTTGAAACGATAATGTTTTCCTTGCAGTCCATTGTGGGAAATGGTTGAGGAGGGAATCGATCTGAAAACGATCAAGTGGACTCAGCACTAGCGACAACTTTTGTTCTTGGACTATCTGATTATGTAGATAGCATGGATATTAAGTGTACAATGATATCGACTGTAAGTCGCAAGAAATAGATTGCGCCTAGTTAAGTAAAATACTTCTCGAtgtgtaataaatttttatttgaaatccgTTACCTTTGGAAAGTCTAGTTTCtcgtaattttatataaatttgtgTATTGATATTCCCTCTCTTTCCTCACCACTATGATACTTTCCCTCATAGAAAAGTCATTCTTAAAAATTATTCCATACAAAAAAGATACCCTTACTCCACTACACTTTATTACTGTGTGTGTGTTGAGTTTGTCATGTTATAAAAACGTCGTTGTCAGACCTCTTTCGATGCTCATTACTTAACACAAGCAAGACGGGTCAGCAGCTTCGTCCATGTAGGAGATTTTAAATCTGTCTTTATCCATTTCGTGCAATTCCATGCGTGATCTGTTAGCCTCAACCAAGTGTTGAGCTATGTCATCGAACATTTCGTGTATCCCTTCCCCAGTCTTACACGATGTCTTGTATATACCTGATATCAAGTTGTGACATTGCTCGCTATAATAAATAGTGCGTTAATGGTTGTTGCGTAGCTAGCATAGCATGTTAACAATATCTGCTAGATTTACCAGAATTGCTCCATCTCTGCATCCGTAACTTGGGGCGCCACACTTTCCAGATCACTTTTATTCCCGCAAAGAAATATCTTTGCATTCTCAGCATATGTTACAATGTCCAACAGATGCTGAGATAAAAGGTGGAAAGATGTGGAGTTGTCTAACGCGAACACTAAGATAGCAGCCTCTGCGAATTTGTAGTAGCTAGACGTTACGGATGCAACCCTTTCCATACCACCTGTATCCCATAATTGCAACTGAAATATTAAACGATTAATACTAAGGTAACGCATAACATTCTGATTGTGTCGTCCCACCCACGCACGATTTATATACGTATAGAAAATTGCAGCCATAAATACAACTTTAAGGACTGCaaacatatatatgtatgcatCGATACGTTACCCGTATTCGTCTGTCTTCGACGACGTACTCTTTGTCAATATTGTCGAGACCAAGGGTGGACTTTCGATCGCTGCTCGCTACGAAAGTATTGTTCGCGAAACGCCTAAATATAGAAGTCTTTCCGACCCCGTATTCCCCGCATAGAATGACTTTCTGCTCGGTTACTTTAACAGTAGCCATGATTGGCTTATATCACTTCGCCGGTAGTATAGAAATACGGAAGCAACATCAGTAACAACAATTTATCGTGCCTCTATGCATTTTCTACGACGACGCAACCATCCAGCCGTTTGATTTTACATGGTCACTGATATGGGCACGATGACAGTCgtgaaaatagaaatattacaCCAGTAACGGCTCATAAAATGCTATTACCATAGAACACCATTTCACATCGATAAGGTAAGGCACCCCTTTACTCTCAGGTGTAATATTTAATCAAATCAAATGCAATAAATGCAACATACCTCCGTGTCTAGCCGGGACCCACCTGGTCCAGAGACCGAAGATCTTTCATGGGAGTTTCGATTTGTTAAACTTCacgaaaattttaatattttcaagctCAATTCGGATTCCCTGAGTTTCTTGTGAATGTAATAGATTTTTgaatacttaaaaaattttcaacgaTACAAGAAATTAATATTGCATTATTCCGAAGAGAAACTAACGATTCTAGatcttaaaaatataattaatatcgatGTCCATGTAACACGAATTTGAAATGGCCCACTCGGTGGCGCCACCTAGGAGGTCCGCACTTCGAGTCCCCGTGCGATGTTTGTGCTGTGCTTAGTCTTCAGCTGTTTAGATTTCTCGTTTGACGTTCGTTATTTCAATGTTGGTGCGTATTGTTAACAGAGCCATTTCTGAGTCGTTTTTTTCGCCGAAGAAATAACGAAATCCCGTCATGGTATTGAACGACGTGGATACATTCTGTCGCGAGCTAGAGAAAGCTGAATTGGAGGTATGCCGTTCGAGCAGTCGCCTGGTATAGGTTATGCCGACTTCTGCAAttactttttctttctttaaacaTAAGCAGTAGATAACTAAATAGAAACACGATCTCTAATATATTTTCTCTACAGGCTCCCAGCGGAGTTACCACCGCGAGGACTTACGCTCAATTGTTAGCTGTATATCTTTACCAGAACGATTTGTAAGTCCCGCACGTTTAACTCGCAATATTTTTTCATCATCATAAATcgtataaaaaatgaaaaataaataaaagactaATTACAACACTATTGCAAAAACACAACACTTTTTTATGCTATTTTCGCGAGGAAATAACCATTTGTGTATACCTTGCCGGCGCCATCTGTAACTCCGAAACCGATGTTCcagaaatttattaatattactcATTAGCGATAGATCATTAGGCATTAATCGTTCTCATTAGCCGTTACGTAATCCCAATATACATGGCTTTACTCAATTAAACTAAAGACGGTTTCGGTACACAGTTTTTCGAGTGCCGAACAATGGCGCGAAATTTGAATCGTCTACTGCGGTGTGCGTTCTCTCGTACATCTTTAATTATCGATTTAATGGATTAGATCGTGCGTTCTGCGCGTTTCTGGCGGTCGATGTGATTTTCTCTTTTAGATCGTCTATCTGTTACGTCAACCCGATGATTTACAGTTTAGTTGCATGCTGCTTTTTATCGCGTTCACGAATAACGTGTACACCACGTGATTTATTGCAAGCTACGCCGGTCACGCCATTATATTTATTGCGCGGCGCACGGTTTGCTATAACTCCATTTATTGTTAATTAACCGCGTCTCTATGCATCCACCTTTATGGGTTGATAAAGCGAAAACGTTCCCTACAAGCCTCGCTGTTTCTTTTCGTTTTATGGGTCCGTCGTGTGGTGATTTACGCTTTAAGATCGGTCGGTCTCGTCATTCCCATGGATCCTTCGCTCGAATATTTTTTAGCGTGATTCTTAGGCTAGAGAACAGTTTGTCTGATCGAAAAATGCACCGCTAATCGGCAGATGCAACGCTAAGTACCTGTGGAAGCGAATACCAGCGGACGTGAAGACCGAAAACACGGAACTGAAGCAGATCTGGGTTGTGGGACAATGCATGTGGCAACGGGATTGGGCCGCTGTTCACGCTGCCCTAAACGCCGAATGGAGCACAGACGTTTCGAACATTATGAATGCTTTGAAAGGTATACCCCTAGAATGCGTAACGCAGCTCATAGCCTGTAAGTCTTGCGATTCGGTCCCTGAACTTAGGTGATAAGAAGAACCGGTAACGTAATAGCGAAAAATAAGCGATCAAATTATAGAATATGTTCTTTATGTTTTGCGGTTTGACCTCTAAACTTAGTCATTAAAAAGAGTGAAGGACGGAATAGCGAGAAATGATCAACAGATGCGTATAATGTTGGTCTCCATTGCGATCTCAGCGGTAGACAAAACTTGGACTTTGTACGCAAGCAAATGATAGAAATAAAGATGAAGAAGAGCCGACTGTTTTGATCATCGGCGTGCATAAATACCCAAAAATATCATTTATAGATAATTCATCGTTTTTTTTGCGGATCTAATCTCGCGGGGCCAACTCTGTTCACGAAGAAGCATAGACCCGAACGCATAGTATGCATCACTTAGACAAGTTTGCTAAGTAAACGAGTGATGTTAGCTAAGTAGACAATCTTGAAGGCATCTGCGGCAATAAATAACTTAGCTGTTCTAGGATTAACAGGCTACCGTTAAAGTGTTAAAGATATATCTGATTAGCTGACGAGTCCGATGAAGTTGTTGAGGATAGGGTCCAGTTGAAGACAGTGTCTGATGGTTCAATCGCGTCTTTCCGTGTCTCTGATGAGTGTGCatggtttttctttttcagataaCGTTCGAGAGAGGGCGATCAATTTAGTGTCGAAGGCGTACTCGTCGCTGCGTTTGGGCATGTTCGCGACGATGACTGGTCTGCCAGAAGAGGAAGCGCGCCAGGCCGCCGTCGAGAAAGGTTGGACCATCGATGGGTTAATGGTGGAGCCGCGTAAGATTGAGACTGAAGAGTGCATCCTCGACAACGAGGATCATACCGAAGACCAGCTGCGCAAGCTCACGCAATTCGTGTCCTTCTTGGAGAACTGAACGAGCGCCCGGAGGAGCCCCGCGGGGACCGCCAATGACGAAGCACCCATCACGAAGACTCGATCGACAGTACTTTAAACTTAGTTTTACCTCGTAATCGTATTATATAAAGGAGGAAGTGTGCCTCAAAGGAAGCACCTGTGTCCCTACCCTAAGTATACCTCGGTCTACCTACGCGTTCTGCCCGTTCGATCGGAAGAATCATTC encodes:
- the Nfs1 gene encoding nfs1 cysteine desulfurase isoform X1, with the translated sequence MLKTKSAILIFRINMFRPARSLLATLNRVKECRTLHTSLPNLAEVEYESVITDEYKRGPTDGRSLYLDAQATTPLDPRVLDKMMPYMTVYYGNPHSRTHMYGWETEAAVELARSQVADIIGADKKEIIFTSGATECNNIAVKGVAKFYKAKKNHIVTTQTEHKCVLDSCRALQAEGFKVTYLPVKANGLIDLNELEAAITPATSLVSIMMVNNEIGVKQPIAEIGAICRKKKVFFHTDAAQAIGKVPIDVNAMNIDLMSISGHKIYGPKGIGALYVRRRPRVRVEALQSGGGQERGMRSGTIPAPLAVGLGAACELAKSEMEYDHKYITMLSDRLIKKIMTNLPHVIRNGDEVFWYPGCVNLSFAYVEGESLLMALKDVALSSGSACTSASLEPSYVLRAIGASEDLAHSSIRFGIGRFTTIEEIDFTAKNTIQHVKRLREMSPLWEMVEEGIDLKTIKWTQH
- the Nfs1 gene encoding nfs1 cysteine desulfurase isoform X2, encoding MFRPARSLLATLNRVKECRTLHTSLPNLAEVEYESVITDEYKRGPTDGRSLYLDAQATTPLDPRVLDKMMPYMTVYYGNPHSRTHMYGWETEAAVELARSQVADIIGADKKEIIFTSGATECNNIAVKGVAKFYKAKKNHIVTTQTEHKCVLDSCRALQAEGFKVTYLPVKANGLIDLNELEAAITPATSLVSIMMVNNEIGVKQPIAEIGAICRKKKVFFHTDAAQAIGKVPIDVNAMNIDLMSISGHKIYGPKGIGALYVRRRPRVRVEALQSGGGQERGMRSGTIPAPLAVGLGAACELAKSEMEYDHKYITMLSDRLIKKIMTNLPHVIRNGDEVFWYPGCVNLSFAYVEGESLLMALKDVALSSGSACTSASLEPSYVLRAIGASEDLAHSSIRFGIGRFTTIEEIDFTAKNTIQHVKRLREMSPLWEMVEEGIDLKTIKWTQH
- the Rabx6 gene encoding RAS oncogene family member RabX6 yields the protein MATVKVTEQKVILCGEYGVGKTSIFRRFANNTFVASSDRKSTLGLDNIDKEYVVEDRRIRLQLWDTGGMERVASVTSSYYKFAEAAILVFALDNSTSFHLLSQHLLDIVTYAENAKIFLCGNKSDLESVAPQVTDAEMEQFCEQCHNLISGIYKTSCKTGEGIHEMFDDIAQHLVEANRSRMELHEMDKDRFKISYMDEAADPSCLC
- the Csn8 gene encoding COP9 signalosome subunit 8; amino-acid sequence: MVLNDVDTFCRELEKAELEAPSGVTTARTYAQLLAVYLYQNDLCNAKYLWKRIPADVKTENTELKQIWVVGQCMWQRDWAAVHAALNAEWSTDVSNIMNALKDNVRERAINLVSKAYSSLRLGMFATMTGLPEEEARQAAVEKGWTIDGLMVEPRKIETEECILDNEDHTEDQLRKLTQFVSFLEN